From one Erythrobacter sp. HKB08 genomic stretch:
- the hfq gene encoding RNA chaperone Hfq, translated as MSDGRTLSARPVSKPKEAAQSVKQGNLQDAFLNALRKEKMPVTMFLVKGVKLQGIVTWFDNFSILLRRDGQSQLVYKHAISTIMPSQPMDARQFSSTDTSKKQRLLQDVFLASVRDAEAQVTMFLVNGVMLQGAIAAYDLFCMLLEREGYVQLAYKHAVSTIQPATPVDLSGDWEGDED; from the coding sequence ATGTCGGATGGCCGCACCCTCTCCGCGCGCCCGGTTTCCAAGCCCAAGGAGGCGGCACAGTCCGTCAAGCAGGGCAACCTACAAGACGCTTTCCTCAATGCCCTGCGCAAGGAGAAGATGCCTGTCACCATGTTCCTGGTGAAGGGCGTCAAGCTTCAGGGCATCGTGACCTGGTTCGACAATTTCTCGATCCTGCTGCGCCGCGACGGCCAATCCCAGCTGGTCTACAAGCATGCGATCAGCACGATCATGCCGTCGCAGCCGATGGATGCGCGCCAGTTCTCGAGCACCGATACCAGCAAGAAGCAGCGCCTGTTGCAGGACGTTTTCCTTGCCAGTGTCCGTGATGCCGAAGCTCAGGTGACGATGTTCCTCGTCAACGGCGTGATGCTGCAGGGCGCGATTGCGGCATACGATCTGTTCTGCATGCTGCTGGAACGCGAAGGCTATGTGCAGCTTGCCTACAAGCATGCCGTCTCGACGATCCAGCCTGCAACGCCCGTCGACCTGTCGGGCGACTGGGAAGGCGACGAAGACTGA
- a CDS encoding DUF4178 domain-containing protein, which yields MVGGANCPQCGAAVEAAMPGLPVTTCSSCDAMLVISDGQISAVGDSGRVPFDVSPLQVGTTLQVEGARGEIVGRERWGWERGSWNEWLLYLPGGDLRWVAEESGLYMVMSPANPRSDVVNRLKEIDRHDNAALGMTVQHENTVYTVADIKTIRCIASEGHLPEVITANFPRESIDLRTGDGGAFTFQSDRNGASCWVGRYYELAELRPGNLRAMEGWNRPRFEVSA from the coding sequence ATGGTGGGGGGAGCGAACTGTCCGCAGTGCGGCGCAGCGGTAGAGGCTGCGATGCCGGGCCTGCCGGTAACCACCTGCTCGTCGTGCGACGCGATGCTCGTCATCAGCGACGGCCAGATCTCGGCAGTCGGCGACAGCGGGCGCGTACCGTTCGATGTCAGCCCCCTGCAGGTCGGCACGACCTTGCAGGTCGAGGGGGCGCGTGGCGAGATCGTCGGGCGTGAGCGCTGGGGCTGGGAGCGCGGATCGTGGAACGAGTGGCTACTCTACCTTCCCGGAGGCGATCTGCGCTGGGTTGCCGAGGAATCCGGCCTCTACATGGTCATGTCGCCTGCCAATCCGCGCAGCGATGTCGTCAACCGGCTGAAGGAGATCGACCGGCACGATAATGCAGCGCTGGGCATGACGGTCCAGCATGAGAACACGGTTTATACCGTGGCCGACATCAAGACGATCCGCTGCATCGCGAGCGAAGGGCACTTGCCCGAGGTCATCACCGCAAACTTCCCGCGCGAATCGATCGATTTGCGCACCGGCGATGGCGGTGCCTTCACTTTCCAGTCGGACCGCAATGGAGCGAGCTGCTGGGTCGGCCGCTATTACGAGCTGGCCGAACTCCGACCGGGTAACCTAAGGGCAATGGAGGGCTGGAACCGGCCCCGCTTCGAGGTCTCGGCGTGA
- a CDS encoding sigma-54 dependent transcriptional regulator — MAVDILIVDDEQDIRDLVSGVLSDEGYECRTAGDSTTALNEIDERRPSVVLLDVWLHGSPMDGLEVLDAIKQREPALPVIIFSGHGNIDTAVSAVGRGAMDFIEKPFEAERLLHLVARATETERLRRENNQLRQGFSRGEEFTGNSPAINQVRATLKRVANTGSRVMITGPAGAGKEVAARLLHSWSPRAEKAFVIVNSARITPERFEQELFGEEANGKLVRQGLLEIADGGTLYLDEVADMPLSTQARILRVLTEQSFVRVGGSRQIGVDVRVVSSTARDLPSEMEEKRFREDLFYRLNVVPVTVPSLAERRDDIPELAEHFFTHHAAEQGIRAPEISEEAMAALQAYDWPGNVRQLRNVIERTIILTPREELSVIEADMLPTEVTGNRLGGGGGISALMGVPLREARETFEREYLSVQIRRFSGNISKTASFIGMERSALHRKLKLLGMGERKKDRSD; from the coding sequence ATGGCGGTAGACATCCTGATCGTCGACGACGAGCAAGACATTCGCGATCTCGTATCCGGCGTCCTCTCGGACGAAGGCTACGAATGCCGGACCGCGGGTGACAGTACGACCGCACTCAATGAAATCGACGAGCGGCGACCCAGCGTCGTGTTGCTCGACGTGTGGCTGCACGGCAGCCCGATGGATGGCCTCGAAGTGCTCGACGCGATCAAGCAGCGCGAGCCGGCGCTTCCGGTGATCATCTTCTCCGGGCACGGTAATATCGACACGGCCGTATCCGCAGTCGGCCGCGGCGCGATGGACTTCATCGAGAAGCCGTTCGAGGCAGAACGCCTGTTGCACCTTGTCGCCCGCGCCACCGAGACCGAGCGCCTACGCCGCGAGAACAACCAGCTGCGCCAGGGCTTCAGCCGCGGAGAGGAATTCACCGGCAATTCCCCCGCGATCAACCAGGTCAGGGCAACGCTCAAACGCGTCGCGAACACCGGCAGCCGCGTGATGATCACCGGCCCGGCCGGCGCGGGCAAGGAAGTCGCCGCGCGCCTCTTGCACAGCTGGAGCCCGCGCGCCGAGAAGGCGTTCGTGATCGTCAATTCCGCGCGCATCACGCCAGAGCGCTTCGAGCAGGAACTGTTCGGCGAGGAAGCGAACGGCAAGCTCGTGCGGCAGGGCCTGCTCGAGATCGCCGATGGTGGCACGCTCTACCTCGACGAGGTCGCCGATATGCCGCTCAGTACGCAGGCGCGTATCCTTCGTGTCCTGACTGAACAGAGCTTCGTGCGTGTCGGGGGCAGCCGGCAGATCGGCGTGGACGTGCGCGTCGTCTCCTCAACGGCACGCGACCTGCCGAGCGAGATGGAAGAGAAGCGCTTCCGCGAAGATCTGTTCTATCGCCTCAACGTCGTGCCGGTCACGGTCCCCTCGCTTGCCGAGCGCCGCGACGACATCCCCGAGCTCGCGGAGCATTTCTTCACCCACCACGCCGCCGAGCAAGGTATCCGTGCGCCGGAAATCTCCGAGGAAGCGATGGCTGCGCTGCAGGCCTACGACTGGCCGGGCAATGTGCGGCAGCTTCGCAACGTGATCGAGCGCACGATAATCCTCACGCCGCGCGAAGAACTCTCGGTGATCGAGGCGGACATGCTGCCAACCGAAGTCACCGGCAACCGTCTCGGCGGGGGAGGGGGTATTTCGGCCCTGATGGGTGTGCCGCTGCGCGAAGCCCGCGAGACTTTCGAGCGCGAATATCTCAGCGTCCAGATCCGACGGTTCTCGGGCAATATCTCTAAGACTGCGAGCTTCATCGGGATGGAACGCTCCGCGCTGCACCGCAAGCTGAAGCTGCTCGGAATGGGCGAACGAAAGAAAGACCGTTCCGATTAA
- a CDS encoding SPFH domain-containing protein, protein MGFFSKQFIDVIEWEESRGQLAWRVPMEDNEIQYGAQLTVRDGQHAIFLDKGELADDFGPGLYTLDTDTLPIFTNLENWDKGFKSPFKSDVTFFSTREITGLKWGTAQPITVRDPEFGAIRIRAFGTYSFRINDVRQFYRTTFANLQELWMAEMEAQMRSIIATSLAATLGADGNAFLDLAANQQLLSDKLRQAADNATDQWGIGIPTLFVESLSLPEAVQEAIDSGSSMRALGDLNAYAKFKAADTLDEAAAASGGVAGAGAGVAAAMALGQVMSGGLSGQAAPQPAAAGGTGGEGGDPLELIEKLHKLHVAGALSEEEFNAKKAELLKRLG, encoded by the coding sequence ATGGGGTTCTTTTCCAAACAGTTCATCGATGTCATCGAGTGGGAGGAGAGCCGCGGGCAACTCGCTTGGCGGGTGCCTATGGAGGACAACGAAATCCAGTATGGCGCGCAGCTCACGGTGCGCGATGGACAGCACGCGATCTTCCTCGACAAGGGCGAGCTGGCGGACGATTTCGGGCCGGGCCTCTATACGCTCGACACAGACACGCTCCCGATCTTCACCAATCTGGAAAACTGGGACAAGGGCTTCAAGTCACCCTTCAAGTCCGATGTCACCTTCTTCTCGACACGCGAGATTACGGGCCTGAAATGGGGCACCGCGCAACCGATCACTGTGCGCGATCCGGAATTCGGTGCGATCCGTATCCGTGCATTCGGCACCTACTCGTTCCGCATCAACGACGTGCGCCAGTTCTACCGCACGACTTTCGCCAACCTGCAGGAACTGTGGATGGCGGAGATGGAAGCGCAGATGCGCTCGATCATCGCGACGAGCCTCGCAGCGACGCTTGGTGCCGACGGGAACGCCTTCCTCGATCTCGCTGCCAACCAGCAGCTGCTTTCCGACAAGCTGCGCCAGGCTGCCGACAATGCCACCGACCAGTGGGGTATCGGCATCCCGACGCTCTTCGTCGAAAGCCTCTCACTGCCCGAAGCCGTGCAGGAAGCGATCGACAGCGGTTCGTCCATGCGGGCGCTGGGCGATCTTAATGCCTATGCCAAGTTCAAGGCGGCCGACACGCTCGATGAAGCCGCTGCAGCGTCCGGCGGCGTTGCAGGCGCAGGTGCGGGTGTTGCTGCGGCCATGGCGCTGGGCCAGGTCATGAGCGGCGGCTTGAGCGGCCAGGCCGCGCCCCAACCGGCCGCGGCAGGCGGAACCGGAGGCGAGGGCGGGGACCCGCTCGAACTGATCGAAAAGCTTCACAAGCTCCATGTCGCAGGCGCGCTGAGCGAGGAAGAATTCAACGCCAAGAAGGCCGAGCTGCTCAAGCGCCTGGGCTAA
- the hflX gene encoding GTPase HflX: MGEVSRGARALVVCPDIRGQNYDLDADERLAEACGLALAIGIVIAESFVLPVRSVKPNTLFGSGQVENIATQCELHEAELVIVDGALSPIQQRNLEDRLKRKVIDRTGLILEIFGERAATAEGRLQVELAHLDYQQSRLVRSWTHLERQRGGFGFLGGPGETQIEADRRMIRQRMGRLRRELEQVRKTRTLHRERRGRAPWPVIALVGYTNAGKSTLFNRLTGAEVMAEDLLFATLDPTMRAIRLPGVEKAILSDTVGFISDLPTQLVAAFRATLEEVTGADVIVHVRDMANPAAQAQKQQVLAVLKDLGIMDGPEGEGRIPIVEAWNKWDLLDDELRTELTGLAESDEDVVAISAIEGKGVDDLLARVDAILTEGSKVYRFEIPMSEGHKIAWLHQHGHVLSESDATGDEPGRLIEVRLSPKEFGQFETL; the protein is encoded by the coding sequence ATGGGCGAGGTTTCCCGCGGCGCGCGGGCCCTTGTCGTATGTCCCGACATTCGCGGGCAGAATTACGACCTCGATGCCGACGAACGTCTGGCCGAGGCGTGCGGCCTTGCGCTCGCAATTGGGATCGTAATTGCCGAGAGCTTCGTGCTGCCCGTGCGCAGCGTGAAGCCGAATACGCTCTTCGGCTCGGGTCAGGTCGAGAACATCGCGACCCAGTGCGAATTGCATGAGGCCGAGCTTGTCATCGTTGATGGCGCGCTCAGCCCGATCCAGCAGCGCAATCTCGAAGATCGGCTGAAGCGTAAGGTCATCGACCGTACCGGGCTTATCCTCGAAATCTTCGGCGAGCGTGCGGCGACTGCCGAGGGGCGGCTCCAGGTCGAGCTCGCCCATCTCGACTACCAGCAGAGCCGGCTCGTGCGGAGCTGGACCCACCTCGAGCGCCAGCGCGGCGGCTTCGGCTTCCTCGGTGGTCCGGGCGAGACGCAGATCGAGGCCGACAGGCGCATGATCCGCCAGCGGATGGGGCGCTTGCGCCGCGAACTCGAGCAGGTGCGCAAGACCCGAACGCTACACCGTGAACGGCGGGGCAGGGCGCCTTGGCCGGTCATCGCGCTCGTCGGCTATACCAACGCGGGCAAGTCCACGCTCTTCAACCGCCTGACCGGTGCAGAGGTGATGGCCGAAGACCTGCTGTTCGCGACGCTCGATCCGACGATGCGGGCGATCCGGCTACCCGGTGTCGAAAAGGCGATCCTGTCCGACACGGTGGGGTTCATTTCCGACCTCCCGACCCAACTCGTCGCGGCCTTTCGTGCGACGCTGGAGGAAGTGACCGGCGCCGACGTCATCGTGCATGTGCGCGACATGGCCAATCCGGCCGCCCAGGCGCAGAAGCAGCAAGTGCTCGCGGTCCTCAAAGACCTCGGCATCATGGATGGCCCGGAAGGCGAGGGCCGCATTCCCATCGTCGAGGCATGGAACAAGTGGGACCTGCTCGATGACGAGCTGAGGACCGAGCTGACGGGGCTCGCCGAAAGCGACGAGGATGTTGTCGCCATCAGCGCGATCGAGGGGAAGGGCGTTGACGATCTTCTGGCGCGGGTCGATGCGATCCTGACCGAAGGCAGCAAGGTCTATCGCTTCGAAATCCCGATGAGCGAAGGGCACAAGATCGCCTGGCTGCACCAGCACGGACATGTCCTGTCGGAAAGCGATGCGACGGGGGATGAACCCGGCCGGCTGATCGAAGTCCGGCTGAGCCCCAAGGAATTCGGCCAGTTCGAAACGCTTTAA
- the mazG gene encoding nucleoside triphosphate pyrophosphohydrolase: MSDTIDRLLQIMARLRDPQDGCDWDLAQDFSTIAPYTLEEAYEVADAIERGDMAELKEELGDLLLQVVFHSRMAEEAGHFNFGDVVKSISDKMEARHPHIFGDEGGSMGEARWEALKAKEREAKGASSTMDGVALALPALQRAEKLQKRASRDGFDWGNTEGPTQKIHEEIAELAEAPDDKREEEAGDLLFAVVNLVRAYGIAPETALRRANLKFEKRYRTMERLAEGSFPELSLDEQEELWQSAKRAEADSA; the protein is encoded by the coding sequence ATGAGCGACACGATTGACCGGCTTCTGCAGATCATGGCGCGCCTTCGCGATCCGCAGGACGGATGCGATTGGGACCTGGCGCAGGATTTTTCGACCATTGCCCCCTACACTCTCGAAGAAGCCTACGAAGTGGCCGACGCGATCGAGCGCGGCGACATGGCAGAACTGAAAGAAGAACTCGGCGACTTGTTGCTGCAGGTCGTCTTTCATTCCCGCATGGCGGAAGAGGCCGGACACTTCAACTTCGGTGACGTCGTGAAGTCGATTTCCGACAAGATGGAAGCGCGCCATCCGCATATTTTCGGCGACGAAGGCGGTTCGATGGGCGAAGCTCGTTGGGAAGCGCTCAAAGCCAAGGAGCGCGAGGCGAAGGGAGCCTCCAGTACTATGGACGGGGTCGCGCTCGCCCTGCCCGCGCTGCAGCGAGCGGAAAAGCTCCAGAAGCGTGCATCGCGCGACGGCTTCGACTGGGGGAATACCGAAGGGCCCACGCAGAAAATTCACGAGGAAATCGCCGAGCTCGCTGAAGCTCCCGATGACAAGCGCGAAGAAGAAGCGGGCGACCTGCTGTTCGCAGTGGTCAATCTCGTGCGGGCCTACGGCATTGCGCCCGAGACCGCGCTGCGCCGTGCGAACCTCAAGTTCGAGAAGCGTTACCGCACGATGGAGCGACTTGCCGAGGGTTCGTTCCCCGAGCTCTCGCTCGATGAGCAGGAAGAATTGTGGCAATCGGCCAAGCGAGCCGAAGCCGACAGCGCTTAA